A DNA window from Anaerocolumna sp. AGMB13020 contains the following coding sequences:
- a CDS encoding glycogen/starch/alpha-glucan phosphorylase → MLEKILQKRYGKSIAECSKEEIYFGLLEMSKDMAKEKYTEKGKKKVYYISAEFLIGKLLSNNLINLGIYDEIREILKENGKSLTEVESVELEPSLGNGGLGRLAACFMDSIASLGLNGAGIGLNYHFGLFRQVFEENLQKEEKNPWITNDSWLVKSDKSYTVQFKDLTVKSKLYDIAVTGYDNRTNWLHLFDIETIDESIVKTGISFEKEDIAKNLTLFLYPDDSDEKGELLRIYQQYFMVSNAAQMILEECEKKGSNLYDLYDYAVIQINDTHPTMVIPELIRLMVLRGIEMDEAIEIVSKTCAYTNHTILSEALEKWPIKYLKKVVPQLLPIIEVLDNKVRRKFEDPSVAIIDKDDRVHMAHIDIHYGFSVNGVAALHTEILKQNELNNFYKLYPEKFNNKTNGITFRRWLMHCNYPLTKYLTEVIGDGFKRDADQLEKLLALKEDSKVQATLLHIKHENKVALKEHLLKTQGIEINENSIFDIQIKRLHEYKRQQMNALYIIHKYLEIKKGILPVTPITLIFGAKAAPAYTIAKDIIHLILCLQELINKDKDVSPYLKVVMVENYNVTLAEKLIPACDISEQISLASKEASGTGNMKFMLNGAITLGTMDGANVEIAELVGKDNIYIFGESSEEVIAHYENRDYISKDYYEADKEIQEMVDFIVSDILMKIGKKENLERLYKEILNKDWFMTLLDIKEYIAKKEEIIADYEDREKWAKMMIENIGRAGYFSSDRTIAEYNKEIWKV, encoded by the coding sequence ATGTTAGAAAAGATATTACAGAAAAGATATGGCAAATCCATAGCAGAGTGCAGCAAGGAAGAAATATATTTCGGCCTCTTGGAAATGTCAAAAGACATGGCAAAAGAGAAGTACACAGAGAAGGGTAAGAAGAAGGTTTATTACATTTCAGCAGAATTTTTAATCGGTAAGCTGTTATCCAATAATCTTATCAACTTAGGAATTTATGATGAAATAAGAGAAATATTAAAAGAGAATGGGAAATCCCTAACAGAGGTAGAGAGTGTAGAACTGGAGCCCTCCCTTGGAAATGGCGGACTTGGAAGACTGGCAGCATGTTTCATGGATTCCATTGCATCACTTGGACTTAACGGAGCAGGCATTGGATTAAATTATCATTTTGGATTATTCCGACAGGTATTTGAGGAAAACCTTCAAAAAGAGGAAAAGAATCCATGGATTACAAATGACAGCTGGCTTGTAAAAAGTGACAAATCCTATACCGTACAGTTTAAGGATTTAACCGTAAAATCAAAGCTCTATGATATTGCAGTTACGGGATATGATAATCGCACGAACTGGCTTCATTTATTTGATATCGAGACGATCGATGAGTCTATTGTTAAGACTGGTATTTCTTTTGAAAAAGAGGATATTGCCAAAAACCTTACCTTATTCCTATACCCTGATGACAGTGATGAAAAGGGTGAGCTCTTAAGAATTTATCAGCAATATTTTATGGTAAGCAACGCAGCGCAGATGATTTTGGAGGAGTGTGAGAAGAAGGGCAGTAATCTATATGACCTCTATGATTATGCAGTGATCCAGATTAATGATACACATCCGACAATGGTAATACCTGAGTTAATCCGTTTAATGGTATTAAGAGGGATAGAGATGGATGAGGCAATAGAAATCGTATCTAAGACCTGTGCATATACAAATCACACAATATTATCAGAAGCATTAGAGAAATGGCCCATCAAATATTTAAAGAAAGTTGTTCCTCAGCTGCTGCCAATTATAGAAGTTCTGGATAACAAGGTCAGAAGAAAATTTGAAGATCCTTCTGTTGCTATCATTGATAAAGATGACAGAGTCCATATGGCTCATATTGATATCCATTACGGATTCAGTGTAAACGGAGTTGCGGCCCTTCATACAGAGATTTTAAAGCAGAATGAGTTAAATAACTTTTATAAGCTTTATCCTGAAAAGTTCAACAACAAAACCAATGGTATTACCTTCCGCAGATGGCTGATGCACTGTAATTATCCCCTTACAAAATATTTAACTGAAGTTATCGGTGACGGCTTCAAAAGGGATGCGGATCAGTTAGAGAAACTTTTAGCTTTGAAAGAAGACAGCAAGGTACAGGCCACTTTATTACATATCAAACATGAGAATAAAGTTGCCTTGAAAGAACATTTATTAAAAACACAAGGTATCGAAATTAATGAGAATTCCATCTTCGATATACAGATCAAGCGTTTACACGAGTATAAGAGACAACAGATGAATGCTTTATATATCATTCATAAATACCTTGAAATCAAGAAGGGTATACTACCGGTAACGCCAATTACACTGATATTCGGAGCCAAGGCAGCACCTGCTTATACCATAGCAAAAGATATTATCCACTTAATTCTTTGTTTACAGGAATTAATTAATAAGGATAAAGATGTCAGCCCTTATCTGAAGGTAGTTATGGTTGAAAATTATAATGTGACCTTAGCTGAAAAATTGATTCCTGCATGTGATATATCAGAGCAGATATCTTTAGCTTCCAAAGAGGCCAGCGGTACCGGTAACATGAAATTCATGTTAAACGGTGCAATAACACTGGGCACGATGGATGGTGCAAACGTTGAGATTGCTGAGCTTGTAGGGAAAGACAATATCTATATCTTTGGCGAATCCAGTGAGGAAGTAATCGCTCATTATGAAAACAGAGATTATATTTCCAAAGACTATTATGAAGCTGATAAAGAAATTCAGGAGATGGTTGACTTTATTGTAAGCGATATACTTATGAAAATCGGTAAAAAAGAAAATCTGGAACGTTTGTACAAGGAAATTCTTAATAAAGACTGGTTTATGACTCTGCTAGACATTAAAGAATATATCGCAAAAAAAGAAGAGATCATAGCTGATTACGAAGACAGAGAGAAGTGGGCAAAAATGATGATTGAAAACATCGGCAGGGCCGGATATTTTTCTTCTGACAGAACCATAGCAGAGTACAACAAAGAGATCTGGAAGGTATAA
- the malQ gene encoding 4-alpha-glucanotransferase, translated as MREAGILLPIASLPSNHGIGDLGQYSYELIDLLKQAGFHIWQILPLNPLGYGNSPYQPYSSFAGDEIYISLEELFREGLLKNKAPKFGQKAQTVDYEKVRSFKEHYLKQAFSNFIPDEDYKVFAEQPWVYLYGVFLTLKKKNDLKCWNEWDTEQKEWIKTKEFDVSVYEEDIRYEMFVQYQFYKQWMKVKAYANENGIRIMGDIPFYVGIDSLDVWANQECFLLGADGKPTFIAGVPPDYFSATGQRWGNPIYDWEYLKEQNFEFWLDRIDYNSKLFDIIRIDHFRAFDTYWKIPSSCETAVEGEWLEAPGYDVFNLIAKKYPQVEIVAEDLGDLREEVHVLKNHFGLKGMKIVQFTFDPRENNNNFEDVKNMVIYTGSHDNQTMKGWYLSQDKKNQYAIRKALKRSGYEDRVISKRFVKLTLDSIADMAILPVQDLINLGDEARINTPGTLGSPNWEWKLNSFKSLKKEISSLKELIQASNR; from the coding sequence ATGAGAGAAGCGGGAATACTATTACCCATAGCATCACTGCCGTCGAATCATGGAATCGGTGATTTGGGGCAATATAGTTATGAATTGATTGATTTATTAAAACAGGCAGGATTTCATATATGGCAGATATTACCTCTGAATCCTTTGGGTTATGGGAATTCACCTTACCAGCCATACTCCTCCTTTGCAGGTGATGAGATTTATATAAGTCTGGAGGAACTTTTCCGTGAAGGTCTGCTTAAGAATAAGGCACCGAAGTTTGGGCAGAAGGCACAGACGGTTGATTATGAAAAGGTAAGGAGCTTTAAGGAGCACTATCTGAAACAGGCCTTTTCAAATTTCATTCCCGATGAGGACTATAAAGTCTTTGCGGAACAGCCCTGGGTTTATTTATATGGTGTCTTCCTTACCTTAAAAAAGAAAAATGATCTAAAATGCTGGAATGAATGGGATACAGAACAAAAGGAATGGATAAAAACAAAGGAATTTGATGTTTCTGTCTATGAGGAAGATATCCGTTATGAAATGTTCGTACAGTACCAATTCTATAAACAGTGGATGAAAGTAAAGGCTTATGCAAATGAAAACGGCATCAGAATAATGGGTGATATCCCTTTTTATGTAGGAATAGATTCCCTGGACGTCTGGGCAAATCAGGAATGCTTTTTGCTGGGAGCAGATGGAAAACCTACATTTATTGCTGGTGTTCCGCCGGATTATTTCAGTGCCACAGGTCAAAGATGGGGGAATCCAATCTATGACTGGGAGTATCTAAAAGAGCAAAATTTTGAGTTCTGGTTAGATAGAATTGATTATAACAGTAAATTATTTGATATTATCCGAATTGATCATTTCCGTGCTTTTGACACCTATTGGAAAATTCCTTCCTCCTGTGAAACCGCCGTAGAGGGTGAGTGGTTAGAGGCTCCGGGATATGATGTGTTTAACCTGATTGCTAAAAAGTATCCCCAGGTTGAAATTGTTGCCGAGGATTTAGGTGATTTAAGAGAAGAAGTTCATGTCTTAAAAAATCATTTTGGTCTAAAGGGCATGAAGATTGTTCAGTTTACCTTTGACCCCAGGGAAAATAACAATAATTTTGAAGATGTAAAGAACATGGTTATCTATACAGGAAGCCATGATAATCAGACCATGAAAGGCTGGTATCTGTCACAGGATAAAAAAAACCAGTACGCTATCAGAAAAGCCTTGAAAAGGTCAGGATATGAGGACCGGGTTATTTCGAAAAGATTTGTAAAGCTGACTCTTGACAGTATTGCAGACATGGCAATCTTACCGGTTCAGGACTTAATAAACCTGGGGGATGAAGCAAGAATCAATACTCCCGGAACCTTAGGTTCACCAAACTGGGAATGGAAATTAAACAGCTTTAAAAGTCTTAAGAAAGAAATCAGCAGCCTAAAGGAACTAATCCAGGCAAGTAACAGATAG
- a CDS encoding glycoside hydrolase family 13 protein — protein MKLEAVYHRTSDNYSYPLNEEDLIINLKTGHDIEKVYIYYGDPFENGILGGNWKWSGVEEEIIYRKNLTRHIWWTTTVKPQYKRCKYYFKLVSGNQSIYYFEDGFYTEHEMNHQGKSLSYFTFPWMNAIDINTTPDWVNNTVWYQIFPERFCNGDTGNDPEGTKPWGFHRVTNEEYYGGDLQGIIDRLDYLQDLGINGIYLTPIFEAGSSHKYDTTDYKRIDPHFGDEKVFKTLVDKAHEKGIRIMLDGVFNHCGKSFAPWLDVLEHGPESKYYNWFMINKWPFDKGVHNTKDGSFYSFAFTPRMPKLNTNNTEVNQYLLDIVEYWVKNFDIDGLRLDVANEVSHRFCKELRRLTKAIKPDFYLLGEIWHDAMTWLTGDEFDAVMNYPLATSITDFWLYPEKTSYDFECSINHNFTMYMQQTNNVLFNLLDSHDTNRLIDKVKDIDIFYQQLALLFTMPGSPCIYYGTEFAMEGSYDPDCRRCMPWEEIASGLFAEKIEKTKSLINLRKSNNAFKSKHFHFIEDKKDKRIIHLIKTDEDHKQVEVILNCSEQEHKIERKGNELFSLLAVDTILKPKGVYIQQI, from the coding sequence ATGAAATTAGAAGCAGTTTACCATAGAACCTCAGATAACTACAGCTATCCTTTAAATGAAGAAGACCTTATTATTAATTTAAAAACTGGTCATGATATCGAAAAAGTTTATATCTATTACGGCGATCCTTTTGAAAATGGAATTCTCGGAGGAAACTGGAAGTGGAGCGGCGTAGAGGAAGAAATTATATACAGGAAAAATTTAACCCGTCATATCTGGTGGACCACAACCGTAAAACCACAGTATAAAAGATGCAAATATTATTTCAAATTAGTCAGCGGTAACCAATCTATTTATTATTTTGAAGATGGTTTTTATACGGAACATGAGATGAATCACCAGGGAAAAAGCCTGTCTTACTTTACCTTTCCATGGATGAATGCAATTGATATTAACACAACGCCTGACTGGGTAAATAATACTGTATGGTATCAGATATTCCCCGAGCGCTTTTGCAATGGGGATACAGGCAACGATCCAGAAGGTACAAAACCTTGGGGGTTTCACCGGGTTACCAACGAAGAATACTATGGCGGTGATTTACAGGGTATCATTGATCGTCTGGATTATTTGCAGGACCTGGGAATCAATGGAATATATCTAACCCCTATTTTTGAGGCAGGAAGCAGTCATAAGTACGATACAACAGATTATAAGAGAATCGATCCTCATTTTGGCGATGAGAAGGTATTCAAAACCCTTGTTGATAAAGCCCATGAAAAGGGAATCCGGATTATGCTGGATGGTGTATTTAACCATTGTGGTAAAAGCTTCGCACCATGGCTTGATGTATTAGAACATGGTCCCGAATCGAAATATTATAACTGGTTTATGATTAACAAATGGCCTTTTGATAAAGGGGTGCATAACACAAAGGACGGCTCCTTTTATTCCTTTGCATTTACACCCCGGATGCCTAAGTTGAACACCAATAACACTGAGGTTAATCAATATCTGTTGGATATCGTGGAATACTGGGTGAAAAACTTTGATATAGACGGCCTGAGATTAGATGTGGCCAATGAAGTGTCTCATAGATTTTGTAAGGAGCTGAGGAGACTGACCAAAGCGATAAAACCTGATTTTTATTTATTAGGTGAGATCTGGCATGATGCCATGACCTGGCTTACAGGAGATGAATTCGATGCAGTTATGAATTATCCTCTTGCTACTTCCATAACAGATTTCTGGCTGTATCCTGAAAAGACCAGCTATGATTTTGAATGCAGCATCAATCATAATTTTACTATGTATATGCAGCAGACCAATAATGTTTTGTTTAATTTGCTGGATTCCCATGATACGAACCGTTTAATTGATAAAGTGAAGGATATCGACATTTTTTATCAGCAATTGGCGTTGTTATTTACCATGCCGGGCAGCCCGTGTATTTATTATGGGACAGAATTTGCAATGGAGGGCAGTTACGATCCGGATTGCAGAAGATGCATGCCGTGGGAAGAAATAGCTTCCGGATTATTTGCTGAAAAAATAGAAAAAACAAAATCACTAATCAACTTAAGAAAATCAAATAATGCATTTAAAAGTAAACATTTTCATTTTATAGAAGACAAGAAAGATAAAAGAATTATACATCTTATAAAAACAGATGAGGATCACAAACAGGTGGAAGTGATTCTAAACTGCTCGGAACAGGAACATAAAATTGAAAGAAAAGGTAATGAATTATTTAGTCTGTTGGCAGTAGATACTATATTAAAACCGAAAGGTGTTTATATACAGCAAATATAA